A window of the Hordeum vulgare subsp. vulgare chromosome 5H, MorexV3_pseudomolecules_assembly, whole genome shotgun sequence genome harbors these coding sequences:
- the LOC123399955 gene encoding uncharacterized protein LOC123399955, translating into MLRSMAPLHAAAAAAQHAAVGAAPGRDAAPKKKNGGSVPARRDTRRAFLSGVMIAAAGAGALLGHVDAAPAASKRRAPPPPTEEKEKKDPNLSGVQAKVLASRKRKEAMKEAVAKMKEKGKRPADAASSVTGITAKSTGAVVE; encoded by the exons ATGCTCCGCTCCATGGCGCCcctccacgccgccgccgccgccgcgcagcaCGCCGCCGTCGGTGCGGCTCCAGGCAGAGATGctgccccgaagaagaagaacggCGGCAGCGTTCCGGCCAGACGCGATACCAGGAG GGCGTTCCTGAGCGGCGTGATGATCGctgccgccggcgccggcgcgctGCTGGGCCACGTGGACGCCGCGCCGGCGGCCTCCAAGAGgcgggccccgccgccgccgacggaggagaaggagaagaaggaccccAACCTCAGCGGCGTGCAGGCCAAGGTGTTGGCCAGCAGGAAGAGGAAGGAGGCCATGAAGGAAGCCGTggccaagatgaaggagaaggggaagaggCCTGCCGACGCGGCCAGCAGTGTAACCGGAATTACGGCCAAATCGACAGGGGCCGTTGTAGAGTGA
- the LOC123399954 gene encoding disease resistance protein RPP13-like yields MEATAVSLTRTVLDGVLGSAGTAMADEAALLLGVRREVGFIRSELQMMQSFLRVQSSATRWGAGGGACRDTVRTCVKQVRDLACDLEDCLLDFTLHASRSRWLRWGPGLAARHRVADRIRGLKATVVELNQRNQRYNVFAATSHHGATPGEEQHGHAEDECPRAQLVPGNERQDMERAGEMDDLVRLLNKTGGAWVVSVWGMGGMGKSSLVRMLYNDMALIDGFDGRAWVTVPHPLESADEVERRLRKQLGVAPGRAVRAWLEEKSCLVVVDDVSSHEEWELISRCLPANGPTGSRVVVTTRRDDVARLCAGGVLENVYELKPLQDEEARKLFCQKVYKDAGYKLMDDMMEQASRILERCRGLPLAIATIGGLLANRPKTSREWMDLRKHLGSELESDRDIKRVITSSYDGLPYHLKCCFLYLSIFPENHEIRLTRLLRRWIAEGYITKPRDMSVEELGRRYYNELISRSMIQPSEKARASMAVERCRVHGVVLQIILSQSIEENQLFIMDKHCNEAPQSKIRHLVVTRWKKNEKMASLNLSQVRSLTIFGRCPVSLISSKLRLLRVLDLEDTLELENDDLKHIGELHHLRYLGLRKTNISRLPSSLENLRFLETLDVQDTEVTQLPVGITKLEKLCHLVGGINFAKDLAEKRKKNKEQCKCNGHLFETFADLVTGCYGYKEFEPSCSCFICEFSVTAPERIEKLRNLQVLGVVHIARGSKVARNLGDLTSLRRLGVDVDATEEVGKDLCSSISRLVRLERLEVRSRSLEFLKKAEEMPPKHLLSLRLCGRLGNLPAWMDRLNDLAKVKLIQTQLKQVDIEVLGKLRNLTLLALWEDSFVEKTLCFGEGTFPKLKLLYIEGMENIESIQIKDGALPVLEKLQVKKCINLDDSKEGLSLVLVLKNLNELVLTSCGDKPKLEKELQKQISGFKKRPKFITGKSIVSRS; encoded by the exons atggaggcgacggcggtgAGCCTGACCCGGACGGTGCTGGACGGGGTGCTGGGCAGCGCGGGGACGGCGATGGCCGACGAGGCGGCACTGCTGCTGGGCGTCCGGAGGGAGGTGGGCTTCATCCGCAGCGAGCTGCAGATGATGCAGTCCTTCCTCCGGGTGCAGTCCTCCGCCACTCGCTGGGGGGCCGGCGGCGGGGCTTGCAGGGACACGGTGCGCACGTGCGTGAAGCAGGTGCGCGACCTCGCCTGCGACCTCGAGGACTGCCTCCTCGACTTCACGCTGCACGCCTCCCGCTCGCGCTGGCTGCGCTGGGGGCCCGGCCTCGCCGCCCGCCACCGCGTCGCCGACAGGATCCGGGGCCTCAAGGCCACCGTCGTGGAGCTCAACCAGCGCAACCAGCGGTACAACGTCTTCGCCGCCACCAGCCACCACGGCGCCACGCCGGGGGAGGAGCAGCACGGGCACGCGGAGGACGAGTGCCCGCGCGCCCAGCTCGTGCCCGGGAACGAGCGGCAGGACATGGAGCGGGCCGGGGAGATGGACGACCTGGTCAGGCTGCTCAACAAAACGGGCGGCGCGTGGGTGGTGTCGGTGTGGGGCATGGGCGGGATGGGGAAGTCGTCGTTGGTGAGGATGCTGTACAACGACATGGCCCTCATCGACGGCTTCGACGGCCGCGCCTGGGTCACCGTGCCGCACCCGCTGGAGAGCGCCGACGAGGTGGAGCGCCGGCTCAGGAAGCAGCTCGGCGTGGCGCCCGGCCGCGCCGTCCGGGCGTGGCTGGAGGAGAAGTCGTGCCTCGTCGTGGTGGACGACGTGTCCTCGCACGAGGAGTGGGAGCTCATATCGCGATGCCTCCCGGCGAACGGCCCGACGGGCAGCCGGGTCGTGGTGACGACACGCCGGGACGACGTTGCCCGTCTGTGCGCAGGGGGCGTGCTGGAGAACGTGTACGAGCTCAAGCCTCTCCAAGACGAGGAGGCCCGAAAGCTCTTCTGTCAAAAG gtttaCAAGGATGCTGGTTATAAGTTGATGGATGATATGATGGAGCAAGCTAGTCGTATCTTAGAGCGATGTCGGGGCCTTCCACTTGCTATAGCCACCATAGGAGGTTTATTGGCTAACAGGCCCAAAACAAGCAGGGAATGGATGGATCTTCGAAAGCATCTTGGGTCAGAGCTAGAGTCAGACCGAGATATCAAAAGAGTTATCACCTCAAGCTATGATGGGCTGCCATATCATCTCAAGTGTTGCTTCTTGTACCTGAGTATCTTCCCTGAGAACCATGAGATTAGGCTTACGCGCTTATTGCGGCGTTGGATAGCAGAAGGCTATATAACTAAGCCACGTGACATGAGCGTCGAGGAACTTGGACGGAGGTACTACAATGAGCTCATCAGTAGAAGTATGATCCAGCCTTCAGAGAAGGCCAGGGCTAGCATGGCGGTTGAACGTTGTCGTGTTCATGGCGTGGTGCTCCAAATAATATTGTCCCAGTCTATTGAGGAGAACCAGCTCTTCATCATGGATAAGCATTGCAATGAGGCTCCACAAAGTAAGATACGACACTTGGTAGTGACGAGatggaagaaaaatgagaagatggCGAGCCTAAACTTGTCTCAGGTACGCTCATTGACAATCTTTGGGAGGTGCCCTGTGTCCCTCATCTCCTCCAAATTGCGCTTGTTGAGAGTTCTTGACTTGGAAGATACACTTGAGCTAGAGAATGATGATCTCAAGCACATCGGGGAGCTGCACCATCTGAGGTACCTTGGTCTGCGAAAGACAAACATTTCAAGACTTCCTTCCTCTCTAGAGAACCTCAGGTTCCTAGAGACATTAGATGTTCAAGACACAGAGGTAACGCAGCTCCCAGTTGGTATCACCAAACTAGAGAAGCTATGCCACCTTGTCGGTGGCATCAACTTTGCCAAAGACTTGGcagagaagaggaagaaaaacaaGGAACAATGCAAATGTAATGGTCACCTATTTGAAACCTTCGCAGACTTGGTTACTGGTTGCTATGGTTACAAGGAGTTTGAGCCTTCATGCTCATGTTTCATATGCGAGTTTAGTGTAACAGCTCCCGAGAGAATCGAGAAGCTAAGGAACCTACAAGTGCTAGGGGTGGTGCACATTGCGCGTGGAAGCAAGGTGGCAAGGAACTTGGGGGACCTGACTAGCTTGCGCAGATTAGGAGTGGATGTCGATGCGACCGAGGAGGTAGGGAAGGATTTATGCAGCTCAATATCAAGGCTTGTTCGTTTGGAACGGCTTGAGGTGCGGTCTAGGTCGCTTGAATTTCTGAAGAAAGCGGAGGAAATGCCACCAAAGCATCTCCTATCATTGCGCTTGTGTGGCCGTTTAGGCAACCTGCCTGCCTGGATGGATCGTCTCAACGATCTGGCAAAGGTAAAGTTGATTCAGACACAGTTGAAGCAGGTTGACATCGAGGTGCTGGGGAAGCTACGCAACCTCACTCTTCTtgcactttgggaggactccttcgTCGAGAAGACGTTATGTTTTGGGGAAGGTACATTTCCGAAGCTCAAACTGCTTTACATTGAAGGGATGGAGAACATCGAGAGCATACAAATCAAGGATGGTGCACTGCCTGTGCTCGAGAAACTTCAAGTGAAGAAATGCATCAACTTGGACGACAGTAAGGAGGGCCTGTCCCTTGTGCTGGTCCTCAAAAACCTGAATGAACTTGTCTTGACAAGTTGCGGGGACAAACCGAAACTGGAGAAGGAACTTCAAAAGCAGATTAGTGGATTTAAGAAGCGCCCCAAGTTTATTACTGGCAAGTCCATTGTGTCTAGGAGTTAG